The bacterium genome window below encodes:
- a CDS encoding alpha/beta hydrolase: protein MVKKLFSFFALAAMTGCFSLEPFYFMEEPLEKYLDPEDMKENEHYRGIIPSELIAADSFQISSGFIYGFWALHPGDTLSDTTMPFNQKATILYSHGNSGNINGYWDRVELLWEMGYRVYIYDYPGFGRSDGAPSSENCLESAKGALARLLAQKMVDTSKIVFYGYSLGGYMTTYLASDVLSPGVVILESAPASTRAFMKDSGLLGLPGGIVSGDDFDSEKRIANIGCPLLMMHGRNDSYVVFEHNALALWELANDPKDSFWVEGAGHGDVPYVAGDEYSTKVKELIDSILP from the coding sequence ATGGTTAAAAAGCTTTTCTCTTTTTTCGCTCTTGCGGCGATGACAGGATGCTTTTCCCTTGAACCTTTTTACTTCATGGAAGAACCGCTCGAGAAATATCTCGACCCTGAAGACATGAAGGAAAACGAGCATTACAGGGGAATAATACCTTCCGAATTGATTGCGGCGGACAGCTTTCAGATTAGTTCGGGCTTCATTTACGGGTTCTGGGCGCTGCATCCAGGCGACACGCTCAGCGATACCACTATGCCCTTCAATCAAAAGGCAACCATACTTTACAGTCATGGAAACTCTGGCAACATCAACGGATACTGGGACAGGGTCGAACTCCTGTGGGAGATGGGGTACCGGGTATATATTTACGATTATCCGGGTTTCGGACGATCCGACGGCGCACCATCGAGCGAGAATTGTTTAGAAAGCGCTAAAGGTGCACTTGCAAGACTCCTGGCGCAGAAGATGGTAGATACCTCGAAGATCGTCTTCTACGGATATTCGCTCGGCGGCTACATGACTACCTATCTCGCATCGGACGTTCTCTCGCCCGGAGTGGTGATACTCGAATCGGCGCCAGCTTCAACCCGGGCGTTCATGAAGGATTCAGGCCTGCTGGGGCTGCCCGGAGGCATCGTATCGGGCGATGATTTCGACAGCGAAAAAAGAATCGCGAATATAGGCTGCCCGCTGCTCATGATGCACGGCCGCAACGACAGCTACGTTGTTTTTGAACACAATGCGCTAGCGCTCTGGGAGCTTGCAAATGACCCCAAGGATTCCTTTTGGGTCGAGGGTGCCGGGCACGGCGACGTACCTTACGTAGCCGGCGATGAGTATTCAACGAAGGTGAAGGAGTTAATAGACTCTATTCTGCCGTAA